A window of Suncus etruscus isolate mSunEtr1 chromosome 4, mSunEtr1.pri.cur, whole genome shotgun sequence contains these coding sequences:
- the KCNJ4 gene encoding inward rectifier potassium channel 4 has translation MHGHSRNGQAHVPRRKRRNRFVKKNGQCNVYFANLSNKSQRYMADIFTTCVDTRWRYMLMIFSAAFLVSWLFFGLLFWCIAFFHGDLDSGPAGPPPPPMAQPPHPAGGAAKPCILHVNGFLGAFLFSVETQTTIGYGFRCVTEECPLAVIAVVVQSIVGCVIDSFMIGTIMAKMARPKKRAQTLLFSHHAVISVRDGKLCLMWRVGNLRKSHIVEAHVRAQLIKPYMTQEGEYLPLDQRDLNVGYDIGLDRIFLVSPIIIVHEIDEDSPLYGMGKEELEAEDFEIVVILEGMVEATAMTTQARSSYLASEILWGHRFEPVVFEEKSHYKVDYSRFHKTYEVAGTPCCSARELQESKITVLPAPPPPPSAFCYENELALMSQEEEEMEEAAAAAAGLGLEAGSQEEAGIIRMLEFGSHLDLERMQATLPLDNISYRRESAI, from the exons ATGCACGGCCACAGCCGCAACGGCCAGGCCCACGTGCCCCGGCGGAAACGCCGCAACCGCTTCGTGAAGAAGAACGGCCAGTGCAACGTGTACTTCGCCAACCTGAGCAACAAGTCGCAGCGCTACATGGCTGACATCTTCACCACCTGCGTGGACACGCGTTGGCGTTACATGCTCATGATCTTCTCGGCCGCCTTCCTGGTGTCCTGGCTCTTCTTCGGGCTCCTCTTCTGGTGCATCGCCTTCTTCCACGGTGACCTGGACTCTGGCCCTGCagggccaccaccaccaccgatgGCACAGCCGCCCCACCCG GCGGGGGGGGCAGCCAAACCTTGCATCCTGCATGTCAACGGCTTCCTGGGCGCCTTCCTCTTCTCCGTGGAGACACAGACGACCATCGGCTATGGCTTCCGCTGCGTGACCGAGGAGTGTCCACTGGCCGTGATCGCCGTGGTGGTGCAGTCCATCGTGGGCTGCGTCATTGACTCCTTTATGATCGGCACCATCATGGCCAAGATGGCTCGGCCCAAGAAAAGGGCCCAGACGCTGCTGTTCAGCCACCACGCGGTGATCTCTGTGCGGGATGGCAAACTCTGTCTCATGTGGCGTGTGGGCAACCTGCGGAAGAGCCACATCGTGGAGGCCCATGTGCGGGCCCAGCTCATCAAACCCTACATGACGCAGGAGGGCGAGTACCTGCCGCTGGACCAGCGGGACCTCAACGTGGGCTATGACATCGGCCTGGACCGCATCTTCCTGGTGTCTCCCATCATCATCGTGCACGAGATCGACGAGGACAGCCCCCTGTACGGCATGGGCAAGGAGGAGCTGGAGGCCGAGGACTTCGAGATTGTGGTCATCCTGGAGGGCATGGTGGAGGCCACGGCCATGACCACACAGGCCCGCAGCTCCTACCTGGCCAGCGAGATCCTCTGGGGCCACCGCTTCGAGCCGGTGGTGTTTGAGGAGAAGAGCCACTACAAGGTGGACTATTCGCGCTTCCACAAGACCTACGAGGTGGCCGGCACGCCGTGCTGCTCGGCCCGAGAGCTGCAGGAGAGCAAGATCACCGTGCTGCCTGCCCCGCCGCCGCCACCCAGTGCCTTCTGCTATGAGAACGAGTTGGCACTCATgagccaggaggaggaggagatggaggaggccGCGGCGGCCGCGGCGGGCCTGGGCTTAGAGGCAGGCTCCCAGGAGGAGGCGGGCATCATCCGCATGCTGGAATTCGGCAGCCACCTGGATCTCGAGCGCATGCAGGCCACCCTCCCGCTGGACAATATCTCCTACCGCCGAGAGTCGGCCATCTGA